The proteins below come from a single Acaryochloris sp. CCMEE 5410 genomic window:
- a CDS encoding ABC transporter permease: MTAVLEPQREPQSSNRPLWRMAWRRFQQRSLQYLLCLLGVALGVAMLVSIDLANGSAQTAFELSTDAIAGRATHQIESIAPAGIDESVYLQIRQQAGLTKTAPIVDGYVLAPDLGNQPMRLVGVDLFSEPPFRNYFAPENQTVGLAGLQTFLTEPNTVVLSTDVARRYQVDLGDTLTLDLAGRQVPVRLVGKVQPESATTQRALSSLIFTDIATAQEILQMGGHLSHIDLIAEAEGDLDTIASLLPEDARLETAAAQKNAVRQMTAAFRLNLTALSLLALVVGMFLIYNTVTFSVVQRRPLFGVLRCLGTTPRQLFTLIMGETAILGILGSFLGMGLGIVLARSIVGLITQTINDFYFVVSVQQVAIPPVLLVKGMLIGISSALLAALVPAIEAMRTSPQTILQRSSLENKVQKLLPWLFLSWVVITVIGIGLLRLKAGLVVAFAGLFAIVLGSALLTPPVTAALMKLVQPLTQSLGVLGRLAPRDIVRSLSRTSVAIAALMVAVSVIVGVSIMVGSFRVTVVQWLDQTLQADIYVTPPSTNANRVLGQLDPAVVAEIKRWPGLDDVVTYNDTDATVTAFTYGDKTLEIERSIKLISAEGDVSHGQRPYSWRQNAIDPWPALNRGEGVIVSEALLLKANLSDPPTAITIDSPQGPQTFPVLAVFYDYSSDQGTVILDNDPFIQIWGDEGIASMGLFTTPDIDLDTVVEDLRERYQGRTDVVVQSTRSLRDGSLEIFDRTFAITQALRLLAVIVAFIGVLSALMSLQLERTREIGILRATGMTPQQLWWMTLLETGLMGNVAGFLAMPLGYVLAWILIYVINVRSFGWTLQMQLNPSYFWQAWLVAIVAALLAGIYPAWRLSRVTVASAIREE; encoded by the coding sequence ATGACCGCAGTCTTAGAACCTCAAAGAGAACCCCAAAGCTCCAATCGGCCTCTATGGCGAATGGCTTGGCGACGGTTTCAGCAGCGCTCCTTGCAATATCTTCTCTGTTTGCTGGGGGTGGCCTTGGGGGTGGCAATGCTGGTGTCTATCGACTTGGCCAATGGCTCAGCTCAAACTGCTTTTGAATTATCTACAGATGCGATCGCAGGTCGCGCTACCCACCAAATTGAATCCATTGCCCCTGCGGGTATTGACGAGTCCGTTTATCTGCAAATTCGCCAACAGGCGGGCCTGACTAAAACTGCCCCGATTGTGGATGGTTATGTTTTGGCCCCTGACTTGGGCAACCAGCCCATGCGCCTTGTCGGTGTGGATCTATTTTCAGAACCGCCTTTCCGTAATTACTTTGCCCCGGAGAATCAAACTGTAGGGTTGGCGGGACTGCAAACCTTTTTGACCGAACCCAATACCGTCGTTCTTTCCACGGATGTGGCTCGACGCTATCAGGTGGATTTAGGGGATACCCTGACCCTCGATTTAGCGGGGCGTCAAGTTCCAGTGCGGTTAGTGGGCAAGGTGCAGCCGGAGAGCGCCACCACCCAGCGAGCCTTAAGTAGCCTGATTTTTACCGATATTGCTACGGCTCAAGAAATTTTACAGATGGGAGGGCACCTTAGCCATATTGATCTGATTGCCGAAGCAGAGGGAGACTTGGATACGATCGCATCCCTATTACCAGAAGATGCCAGACTAGAAACCGCTGCTGCTCAAAAAAACGCCGTGCGGCAGATGACGGCAGCCTTCCGGTTAAACCTAACGGCCCTCAGCTTACTGGCCTTGGTGGTGGGTATGTTTTTGATCTACAACACCGTCACCTTTAGCGTGGTTCAGCGTCGTCCTTTATTTGGTGTGTTGCGCTGTTTAGGCACCACCCCCAGACAGCTTTTTACCCTGATTATGGGTGAAACGGCTATTCTGGGAATTCTCGGATCTTTTCTGGGGATGGGATTAGGGATTGTATTGGCCCGCAGTATTGTCGGTCTGATTACTCAAACCATTAACGACTTTTACTTTGTGGTCAGTGTGCAGCAGGTGGCAATCCCGCCCGTCTTGCTGGTGAAGGGAATGCTGATTGGCATCAGTTCTGCTCTGCTGGCCGCTTTGGTGCCTGCCATAGAAGCCATGCGCACTAGCCCCCAAACCATCTTGCAGCGCTCCTCATTGGAAAATAAGGTGCAAAAGCTTCTGCCCTGGCTTTTTCTCAGTTGGGTAGTGATTACAGTGATTGGCATTGGCCTATTGCGACTGAAAGCGGGATTAGTGGTGGCCTTTGCGGGGCTATTTGCCATTGTCCTGGGATCCGCTTTGCTGACGCCTCCCGTTACTGCTGCTTTGATGAAGTTGGTCCAGCCCCTTACCCAGTCCCTGGGAGTGTTGGGACGGTTGGCCCCTCGGGATATTGTTCGATCTTTGAGCCGGACTTCAGTTGCGATCGCAGCTCTAATGGTAGCGGTCTCAGTGATTGTCGGCGTTTCGATTATGGTGGGGTCTTTCCGGGTTACCGTGGTTCAGTGGTTGGATCAAACCTTGCAGGCAGATATCTATGTCACTCCACCCAGCACCAACGCCAACCGGGTCTTAGGCCAACTCGATCCAGCCGTGGTAGCCGAAATAAAACGCTGGCCAGGGCTAGATGATGTGGTCACCTATAACGATACCGATGCTACCGTCACTGCCTTTACCTATGGCGACAAGACCTTAGAGATCGAACGATCGATCAAACTAATTTCCGCTGAAGGCGACGTCTCCCACGGTCAACGCCCCTACTCCTGGCGGCAGAACGCCATTGATCCGTGGCCTGCCTTGAATCGAGGGGAAGGTGTGATTGTCTCCGAAGCCCTGCTCCTCAAAGCCAACTTGAGCGATCCACCCACCGCAATTACGATTGACAGTCCCCAAGGTCCACAGACCTTCCCCGTCTTGGCGGTGTTCTACGACTATTCCTCGGATCAAGGCACGGTGATTTTGGACAACGATCCGTTTATCCAGATTTGGGGGGACGAGGGTATCGCCTCTATGGGTCTCTTTACTACTCCCGATATTGACCTAGATACCGTAGTGGAGGATCTAAGGGAACGATATCAAGGCCGCACGGACGTGGTGGTCCAATCCACCCGCAGCCTTCGGGACGGCTCCCTAGAAATCTTTGATCGCACCTTTGCTATTACCCAAGCCCTGCGCTTACTAGCTGTGATCGTGGCCTTTATCGGGGTTCTGAGCGCCCTGATGAGTCTGCAGCTAGAGCGCACCCGCGAAATTGGTATTCTCCGGGCCACAGGTATGACGCCTCAACAGTTGTGGTGGATGACCTTGCTGGAAACAGGACTCATGGGCAATGTGGCGGGTTTTCTGGCCATGCCCCTTGGCTACGTTCTGGCCTGGATTTTAATCTACGTGATTAATGTGCGGTCCTTTGGCTGGACCCTACAAATGCAGCTCAATCCCAGCTATTTCTGGCAGGCTTGGCTAGTGGCCATTGTGGCTGCTTTACTGGCAGGGATTTATCCGGCTTGGCGATTGAGTCGAGTCACGGTGGCAAGCGCAATTCGGGAGGAATAA
- a CDS encoding lipocalin-like domain-containing protein — MRRWLGWVISFVLGLFLIGSPAWSMEQGTVEWAAPAEVPEFQKATAPIKLSFPKDFGPHEDYQTEWWYYTGNLETESGRPFGYELTLFRRGLTPGLADQQGSAWRSNQVYFSHFTLSDIENQQFYPIERFNRGAAELAGAQANPYRIWLDDWSVEEEQPGQLQLHAQGPEAELNLQISLTDPVLQGNNGFIVKGTEPGNASYYYSVVQQPTQGTVVIEGEPFTVSGSSWTDHEFATRPLSQGTQGWDWFSLQLEDSSALMLYGLRSIDGSDLPESSGTYVNSDGKVQHLNGEDYQIQVLDRWTSPKSRTQYPSKWAISVPKLDLEIQVAPMMNNQELLLSTKYWEGAVGISGTQSQQSIQGKGYVELTGYDRDLNF; from the coding sequence ATGCGGCGATGGCTTGGATGGGTAATCAGTTTTGTTCTCGGCTTATTTTTAATAGGCAGTCCCGCTTGGTCTATGGAACAGGGCACGGTGGAATGGGCTGCTCCCGCAGAGGTTCCTGAATTTCAAAAAGCAACTGCCCCGATCAAGCTCTCGTTTCCCAAGGACTTTGGCCCCCATGAAGACTACCAAACTGAATGGTGGTACTACACGGGAAATCTAGAAACGGAATCTGGACGGCCTTTTGGTTATGAGTTAACCCTATTTCGTCGGGGACTTACGCCTGGTTTAGCCGATCAACAGGGATCGGCTTGGCGCAGTAATCAAGTCTATTTCTCCCACTTCACCCTTAGCGATATTGAGAATCAACAGTTTTACCCGATCGAGCGGTTTAATCGCGGTGCCGCAGAGCTGGCTGGAGCACAGGCGAATCCTTATCGTATTTGGCTGGACGACTGGTCTGTCGAGGAAGAGCAGCCAGGACAGCTACAGCTCCATGCTCAAGGGCCAGAAGCAGAACTTAACTTACAGATATCCCTGACAGACCCTGTTCTGCAGGGTAATAACGGTTTTATTGTCAAAGGCACTGAGCCTGGGAACGCTTCCTACTATTACTCTGTCGTGCAGCAACCCACCCAAGGAACAGTCGTTATTGAAGGAGAACCATTCACGGTTTCAGGTTCTAGCTGGACGGATCACGAATTTGCCACCCGACCGCTGAGTCAAGGGACTCAAGGTTGGGACTGGTTTTCTCTGCAATTAGAAGATAGTTCAGCGTTAATGCTCTATGGTCTTCGTTCAATTGATGGCTCTGATTTACCAGAATCGAGTGGAACCTATGTTAATTCTGATGGTAAGGTGCAGCATTTGAATGGTGAGGATTATCAAATCCAAGTCTTGGATCGATGGACCAGTCCTAAATCTCGAACCCAGTATCCGTCCAAATGGGCGATTTCTGTTCCCAAACTCGATTTAGAGATACAGGTCGCACCCATGATGAATAACCAAGAGCTACTGCTATCTACAAAGTACTGGGAAGGAGCCGTTGGCATTTCTGGAACACAATCTCAACAGTCGATTCAGGGCAAGGGCTATGTAGAACTCACAGGTTATGATCGCGACCTAAATTTTTAA
- a CDS encoding YHS domain-containing (seleno)protein: MAHLLNLNEAGVALQGYDPVSYFSNQPVKGSAEISTTYEGATYHFSSTANKATFDAAPTKYAPQYGGFCAVAVSEGKTFPIDPSSYIVDDDKLYLFYNGKLGNTKPQWESDAATRKVNANQHWQNDDLKVVYPTVDY, encoded by the coding sequence ATGGCCCATCTACTCAACCTCAATGAAGCAGGGGTTGCACTTCAAGGATATGATCCTGTGTCTTACTTTTCTAACCAGCCTGTCAAAGGGAGTGCCGAAATTTCCACGACTTATGAAGGTGCAACTTATCACTTCAGTAGCACAGCTAACAAAGCCACATTTGATGCAGCTCCCACGAAATATGCACCTCAATATGGTGGATTCTGTGCTGTGGCGGTTTCAGAGGGTAAAACCTTCCCTATTGATCCCAGCAGCTACATTGTAGACGATGACAAACTGTATCTCTTTTATAACGGTAAGCTAGGCAATACAAAACCACAGTGGGAGTCAGATGCAGCAACCCGTAAAGTCAATGCCAATCAGCACTGGCAAAACGATGATCTAAAGGTGGTTTATCCGACTGTCGATTACTAA
- a CDS encoding LysR family transcriptional regulator, translating into MFVSQPSLSAGIKKLEKELDATLFERGGRTVLLTPAGHLFQERARAIVAEYQSVRQDLQQLKDKPTLRIATLHSIRGNSIAELISKFHKQYPNVFIELCNGCLPDLQDWLEQGKADLALTWLREQDDDQNSQFLFHQPLALAVPSNHTFAQIKSACLADLNEQPYIKRLNCEFWQLYPKLFDQAGVIPHMVYASNNEEWVISLIQAGVGMSIMPVWDDLTHITYIPMTDLSLSRTIGLQWRRQQNFDVVNWFRNFVVEQDWQVACSSLCQKADMQLDKSLPSQE; encoded by the coding sequence CTGTTCGTTTCGCAGCCATCGCTCTCAGCGGGAATTAAGAAGCTCGAAAAGGAATTAGATGCAACGCTATTTGAACGAGGAGGACGAACAGTTCTATTGACCCCTGCAGGGCATCTATTCCAAGAAAGGGCACGAGCGATTGTGGCAGAATACCAGTCAGTGCGCCAGGACTTACAGCAACTTAAGGATAAGCCAACTCTCCGAATAGCTACTCTGCACTCAATCCGGGGAAACAGCATAGCTGAGTTAATTAGTAAATTCCACAAACAATATCCCAACGTTTTTATTGAACTTTGCAATGGGTGTCTTCCAGACCTTCAGGACTGGCTAGAGCAGGGCAAGGCTGACTTAGCGCTAACTTGGTTGCGTGAGCAGGATGATGATCAAAACTCCCAATTCTTGTTTCATCAGCCCTTAGCTCTAGCCGTTCCTAGCAATCATACTTTTGCCCAGATAAAAAGTGCTTGTTTAGCCGATCTAAACGAACAGCCCTATATCAAGCGACTAAACTGCGAATTCTGGCAACTTTATCCCAAACTCTTTGATCAAGCAGGTGTTATACCTCATATGGTCTATGCCTCTAATAATGAAGAATGGGTTATCTCACTGATCCAAGCAGGTGTAGGGATGAGTATCATGCCTGTTTGGGACGATCTAACTCATATCACCTACATACCAATGACTGATTTGAGTCTAAGCCGAACTATCGGCCTACAGTGGCGTCGTCAACAGAATTTCGATGTTGTTAACTGGTTCCGTAACTTTGTGGTCGAGCAAGACTGGCAGGTAGCTTGTTCATCGTTGTGCCAAAAAGCAGATATGCAATTAGACAAATCACTCCCAAGCCAAGAATAA